ACCGCACAGGGCATGTTCCAGATCACCAGCGTGTTCGCCTCGATCGTGCTGCTCGGGGTCCTTGGCACGGTATTGTTCTATCTGATGAACCTGATCGAGCATTGGCTCGTGCCTTGGCACGTCTCGCAGCGGGCCGACCGCGGCGCAGCGCATTGACGGATCGGCACCGTGACGCTCCGTCTCAAAACTGCATTCTGGAACTACGATCGCACGCAGCCTCTGATCGACCGTCGCGTCACGATCGACGGCTGTGAGTTGGACGTCGAGGTGCTGCGGCCGGAGATCACCTTCGGCCGCACGCTTGCCGAGGCGCCGTTCGATGTCTGCGAGATTTCCTTCAGCTATACAACGACGATGGTCTCGAAGCAGGACTATCCCTACGCGCTGATCCCAGCGTTTCTGTCGCGCGCCTTTCGCCATTCGTCGTTGTTTATCCGCACCGACCGCGGCATCAGCCGGCCCGAGGACCTCAAGGGCAAGACCATCGGCCTGCAGGAATACGACATGACCGCTGCCGTGGTAGCGCGGGGTTTTCTGCGCGACCGCCATGGCGTCGACCCGCGCGATATTGTCTGGAAGGTCGGCGAGGTCGAGCGCACCAAGGCGATTGATTTCCCGCTAGGCCGCCCGCCTGATGGAGTGCACATCGACATCCTGCCGCCGGACAAAAGCCTGGAGCGCCGTTTGCTCGACGGCGAGCTCGATGCAGTCATCGTACTGCGCCCGCTCGATGCATGGCGGCGCGGCGATCCGCGCGTGGCTCCGCTGTTTGCCGATCCCATCGCCGCCGAGAAGGAGTGGTACGCCGCCGCCAGGCACTTTCCGATCATGCACGCGGTCGGCGTGCGCAAGAGCCTGCTTGCGGCGCATCGCGGGCTGGCGCGGCAACTCTATGATGCATTCCTGGCAGCAAAAAACATCGCCATTGCCGAACTGGAGATCACGCAGGCTCCAAAGATCACGCTTCCCTGGCCGCACGGATCGCTTGCCGAGGCTCGTGCGCTGATCGGCGCCGATCACTGGCCTTACGGATTGGCCGCAAACCGCCATATCCTGGAGACTCAGCTCCGTTGGTCGCGGCTCGACGGGCTCCAGGCGCGGCCTGTCACGGTCGATGAACTGTTCGCCGCCGATTGCCTCGACACCTGAGCAAGTATCACGTCTTGTTCTGCAAATATCCCAGGATCACCTCGACCACGTGGTTCCGGCGCTGTTTCAGTCGCTTGGGCTCGTCGAGCTTTTGATCGAAGATCCACGACAGCGAATAGCGGTTCGACAAGTAGAAGTAGGCGAGGCTGGAGATCGAGATATAGAGGTCGATGGCATCGACGTCGTGGCGGAACACGCCGGCGTCCTGACCCCGTTTGAGGAACGAGCGGATCGCCTGGAGCAACGGTTCGTAGAGCGGCTTGACGGATTTCGATTTCTTCAGGTGCCGCGCAAAGTGAATGTTCTCCACGCTCATCAGCCGGATGAGTGCAGGAGTACGGGCAAAGTGATCGAAGGTGTTGGCGATAAGCCGTCGCATGCCATCGAGCGGCGGCATGTCGCGCAGGCTTTGGTCGTCCTGCTGCTCCCGCATCTGCTGATAGATGCCTTCCAACACCCGGATATAGAGCTGCTCCTTGCTGCCGAAATAGTGATAGATCAGATTCTTGCCGGCGCCGCTGCGCGCCGCGATACGGTCGATACGGGCGCCGTTGAGACCGTGCTCGGCGAACTCGTCGCGCGCCGCGCTGAGGATGAGGCTCCGGCTCAGTTCCGGGTCGCGCCGATCGCCGCGGCGTTCACGGCGCCGTCGTAACTCCGCTGTCGCGCCTGGCACGTCCATGGCGTTAGCCTACACCATAGTGCTCTCGCGCGAACTCCGGCGTGATCTTGCCATCGGCAATATCCTCGCGAATGAGCGCAGGATCGCGTCGTTTGGGATCGCCATAGCCGCCGCCGCCGGCCTGCTCGTGGGTGATCAGAGCGCCGTGTGGCACGGTCATCGTCACTTTGCTCGGCAGCGGCGAGGTGTCGGGTCCGACCGTGATGAAGTTGCGCGACATGCCACCGGGTGCACCGCCGGCGAGCCCATAAGGCGCGAACGCAACTCGGTCGCTGCGCAGTTGCAGCAGCGCCTCGTCGGCCAGGATGCGGTACGACCGCTTCACCCCGACGCCGCCACGATGCTGTCCGGCGCCACAGCTGTCCGGCACGAAGGCGTATTCCTCGACCAAGATCGGATGCTCGGCTTCCATCACTTCGACGGGCATATTCGAGAGGTTCTGCGAAGGGTTTGTGATCGCCTCGACGCCGTCCTTGTCAGGCCGACCTCCCCAGGCGCCGCAGATCATGTCGACGATGATGAACGGCTTGCGGTTCTTCCGCAGGCCGCTGATGCAGACGACGCTGTTGCCGCCTTCGCCGGCGGCCGGGACACGATCGGGCACGATTTGCGCGAGTGCGCCGAGCATGGTGTCGAAGATGCGGTAGCCGGTCAGCGCGCGCGCCGCACAGGCGCCGGGCAGGACCGGGTTCAGCACGGACGCCTCGGGCACCTTGACCTTGATGCAGCGGAATACGCCGACATTGTTCGGAATCTCGCGGCTCAATACGCAGCGGACGCTGAGATAGGTGTTGGAGTGCGTGTAGCTTTTTGTCGAGTTGAGGGCGGCTTTCACTTGCTTTGAGGAGCCGGTGTAGTCGACAAGCAGGCTGTCTTCGAGGACGGTGATCGCAACCTTGATGGGAATCGGATCGTCCGAAAAGCCGTCGTTGTCGATGTGGTCGACAAACGTGTAGGTGCCTTTCGGCCAGCGGCGGATCTCGTCGCGCGTGAGCCGCTCGGCATAATCCATCAGTTCCTGCATGTATCGTTCGACCTCGTCGGCGCCGTAGCGATCGAACAGCTTTGTCAGAGCACGTGCGCCGATCTGCGAGGCTGCGAACTGGGCCTGGATGTCGCCCCAGACGCGCTCCGGCACACGGACGTTGATCTTGATCAGCGTCTCCAGCGTTGTGTTGAGCTCGCCGCGATCATAGAGCTTCAGCGGCGGCATGCGGAGGCCTTCCTGATAGATCTCCGTGGAGTCGCTGGCGTTCGATCCCGGCACGCGGCCACCAACGTCGGTATGGTGGCAGATCACCACTGAAAAGGCGCGCCGCTTGCCGCCATGAAAGATCGGCGTGAACATGAAGATATCCGGCAGGTGCATGCCGCCGTGATACGGGTCGTTCATGATGACGACGTCGCCTTCGCTCAGGTCGTCGCCGAATTTCGCCAGCACCGCTTCGATGGCTTCTGGCACCGCGCCAAGGTGCAGCGCGATGGTCTTGGCCTGCGCGATCATCTGGCCGTTGGCATCGCAAAGCGCGGCGGAGAAATCCATCACGTCCTTCACGATCTCCGAGCGCGCGATACGCACCACCGTGTAGGCCATATCGTCGACGATGGAATCGAGGCCGCTCTTGATGACCGCGAAGGTGATAGGGTCGACCTTCATGCGCCGCCTCCCAATTCCATGACGATATTGCCGGTCCGGTCGCGCCAGACCTTGGCGTCGGGTGGGACCACGATGGTCGCATCGAATTCGTCGATGATCAGCGGGCCAGGTTTGGCCGTGGCAGCAACCGCATGACGCGGCACCACCGGGGTATCGACGGAATTCTTGCCACGTTCGAATGACACCTTACGGCTCTTGGCGGACGCCGTGGTCGGCCGTTCGGCGAACGTGAGGGTGGAGAAGTCGAGCCGCAAGGTGCGCAGGCCGCGGCCGATGAGCCTGAGCTTGACGAGCTCGATCGCGGTTTCGTCCTTGTAGCCATAGGTCTTGAGATACTCGGCGACGAAACGGTCGCGCATCATTGCCGGCGCATCCGGCCCGGCTTTGAAGCCGACAGTCAGCTCCGTGGCCTGGCCCTCGTGGCGAAGGTCTGCTTGCCAGACAAGCTCGACGCGATCGTCCGAATAGCCGTCTCGCGCCAGCCGTTCGAGGATCTCGGAAGACAATTCCTTCATCCAGCGTTCGAGGTCCGATGCGATTACGCCATCGAGCGGCACCAGAACCGTCTTGAGGTGCGTGTGCTCGATATCGGCGCCGAGCATGCCAACCGCCGAGAACACGCCTGACAAGGGAGGAACGATCACCCGGCCAATCCCAAGCTGCCGCGCCAGATCTATGGCGTGGATGCCGCCGTTGCCGCCGATCGCGATCAGCGCGAGATCGCGCGGATCGCGGCCGCGCTCGACCGTCACGGCGCGGACCGCGCGGCTCATTGCGGCATTGGCGACCGCGCGGATGCCGTGGGCGGCGTCCTCCACGCTGACGCCGAGCGGTTGGGCGACGTGCTGCTCAATGGCTTTTGCCGACAGTGTCTTGTCGATAGGCAATTGTCCGCCCGCGAGTGCCGTCGGGCTGATGTAGCCGAGCACGACATTGGCGTCGGTGACGGTCGGGCGGTCATTGCCGAGATTGTAGCAGGCGGGCCCCGGGGCAGCGCCGGCCGATTCCGGACCCACCCGGAGCAGTCCGCCTCGGTCGATGCTGGCCAGCGAGCCGCCGCCGGCACCAACCTCCGCGATATCAATGGCAGGCACCTTAAGCATATAGCCGCCTGCCTTGATGAAACGGCTCGATGTGCTGATACCGTCGCGGAATTCGTATTCCGAGGTCATGCTGGGCTGGCCATCCTCAATGATGACGGCCTTGGCGGTCGTGCCTCCCATGTCAAAGACGATGGTGTCCTTCTCGTTCCGAGCGTTGGCGACGCGCAAGCCGCCGACCACGCCGCCCGCTGGCCCGGACGCGACCACCAGAGCCGGCTTCTCACTCGCGGTCGA
The Rhodoplanes sp. Z2-YC6860 genome window above contains:
- a CDS encoding ABC transporter substrate-binding protein: MTLRLKTAFWNYDRTQPLIDRRVTIDGCELDVEVLRPEITFGRTLAEAPFDVCEISFSYTTTMVSKQDYPYALIPAFLSRAFRHSSLFIRTDRGISRPEDLKGKTIGLQEYDMTAAVVARGFLRDRHGVDPRDIVWKVGEVERTKAIDFPLGRPPDGVHIDILPPDKSLERRLLDGELDAVIVLRPLDAWRRGDPRVAPLFADPIAAEKEWYAAARHFPIMHAVGVRKSLLAAHRGLARQLYDAFLAAKNIAIAELEITQAPKITLPWPHGSLAEARALIGADHWPYGLAANRHILETQLRWSRLDGLQARPVTVDELFAADCLDT
- a CDS encoding TetR/AcrR family transcriptional regulator, with amino-acid sequence MDVPGATAELRRRRERRGDRRDPELSRSLILSAARDEFAEHGLNGARIDRIAARSGAGKNLIYHYFGSKEQLYIRVLEGIYQQMREQQDDQSLRDMPPLDGMRRLIANTFDHFARTPALIRLMSVENIHFARHLKKSKSVKPLYEPLLQAIRSFLKRGQDAGVFRHDVDAIDLYISISSLAYFYLSNRYSLSWIFDQKLDEPKRLKQRRNHVVEVILGYLQNKT
- a CDS encoding hydantoinase B/oxoprolinase family protein, with translation MKVDPITFAVIKSGLDSIVDDMAYTVVRIARSEIVKDVMDFSAALCDANGQMIAQAKTIALHLGAVPEAIEAVLAKFGDDLSEGDVVIMNDPYHGGMHLPDIFMFTPIFHGGKRRAFSVVICHHTDVGGRVPGSNASDSTEIYQEGLRMPPLKLYDRGELNTTLETLIKINVRVPERVWGDIQAQFAASQIGARALTKLFDRYGADEVERYMQELMDYAERLTRDEIRRWPKGTYTFVDHIDNDGFSDDPIPIKVAITVLEDSLLVDYTGSSKQVKAALNSTKSYTHSNTYLSVRCVLSREIPNNVGVFRCIKVKVPEASVLNPVLPGACAARALTGYRIFDTMLGALAQIVPDRVPAAGEGGNSVVCISGLRKNRKPFIIVDMICGAWGGRPDKDGVEAITNPSQNLSNMPVEVMEAEHPILVEEYAFVPDSCGAGQHRGGVGVKRSYRILADEALLQLRSDRVAFAPYGLAGGAPGGMSRNFITVGPDTSPLPSKVTMTVPHGALITHEQAGGGGYGDPKRRDPALIREDIADGKITPEFAREHYGVG
- a CDS encoding hydantoinase/oxoprolinase family protein, which codes for MPVARGSRTRVAVDIGGTFTDIVLMSHSGVLHESKVSTTPADPSTAVIEGLRALLAELSIPPADVVEVLHGTTVASNTILQRAGALTGLITTRGFRDVLEIGRIRMPEMFDLTWSKPQPLVSRRHRLEVQERIAADGAILQPLDEKDVVAAARELVAAGVSSVAICFINSYRNPAHEQRAVELIRREFPALLVCASHAVLPEMKEYERTSTTVVNAYLLSQMREYLSRLEGGLRRIGVTAPLLVMTSNGGMVAASTASEKPALVVASGPAGGVVGGLRVANARNEKDTIVFDMGGTTAKAVIIEDGQPSMTSEYEFRDGISTSSRFIKAGGYMLKVPAIDIAEVGAGGGSLASIDRGGLLRVGPESAGAAPGPACYNLGNDRPTVTDANVVLGYISPTALAGGQLPIDKTLSAKAIEQHVAQPLGVSVEDAAHGIRAVANAAMSRAVRAVTVERGRDPRDLALIAIGGNGGIHAIDLARQLGIGRVIVPPLSGVFSAVGMLGADIEHTHLKTVLVPLDGVIASDLERWMKELSSEILERLARDGYSDDRVELVWQADLRHEGQATELTVGFKAGPDAPAMMRDRFVAEYLKTYGYKDETAIELVKLRLIGRGLRTLRLDFSTLTFAERPTTASAKSRKVSFERGKNSVDTPVVPRHAVAATAKPGPLIIDEFDATIVVPPDAKVWRDRTGNIVMELGGGA